A genomic region of Arachis hypogaea cultivar Tifrunner chromosome 5, arahy.Tifrunner.gnm2.J5K5, whole genome shotgun sequence contains the following coding sequences:
- the LOC112802211 gene encoding zinc finger protein CONSTANS-LIKE 16 has protein sequence MKGSSSGALGAKTARACDSCLRVRARWFCAADDAFLCHGCDNLVHSANQLASRHERVRLQTSSSSAKITTTAWHSGFTRKARTPRHHNKSTFLMQQQQDAEKEEEAVFNNYQGSVFLDPVVPDLGSEDIYESEEQILCRVPVFHPFDDDSVLCSVHNNEIMKKKKKKMKKMNNDDGEEEGEGEVPCTFGLENFSDLADVENLLHIEDDSTMIKVKDELQVTNNDDDCNLESILDWNIDTSDQSMMMAVVEHDQEEEENINKVEIIKKEKFLRLNYEEVISAWASQGSPWTTGNPPNFNFDDCWPHYMGSSGGVDNNVAWCDGEEVRNMRWHQIGGVDDGGREARVSRYREKRRTRLFAKKIRYEVRKLNAEKRPRMKGRFVKRTSSSSSSFVEGAITTT, from the exons atgaaaggttCAAGTAGTGGTGCATTGGGAGCAAAAACAGCAAGAGCGTGTGATAGCTGCCTAAGAGTAAGAGCAAGGTGGTTCTGTGCGGCAGATGATGCTTTCCTCTGCCATGGCTGCGATAACTTGGTTCACTCGGCCAACCAGTTAGCCAGCCGCCATGAAAGGGTTAGGCTCCAAACTTCATCTTCCTCCGCCAAGATAACAACAACTGCATGGCATAGTGGCTTCACGCGCAAGGCAAGAACCCCGCGTCATCACAACAAGAGCACTTTCTTGATGCAGCAGCAACAAGATgctgagaaagaagaagaagcggttTTCAATAACTACCAGGGTTCCGTGTTTCTGGATCCTGTTGTGCCAGATCTTGGAAGCGAAGATATTTATGAGAGTGAGGAGCAGATTCTGTGCCGCGTGCCGGTGTTTCACCCTTTTGATGATGATTCTGTGCTTTGTAGTGTGCACAATAATGaaataatgaagaagaaaaagaagaagatgaagaagatgaacaatgatgatggtgaagaagaaggagaaggtgaAGTACCGTGCACGTTTGGATTGGAGAATTTCTCTGATCTTGCTGATGTAGAAAACTTGCTCCATATTGAGGATGATTCAACCATGATTAAGGTTAAGGATGAATTACAAGTtactaataatgatgatgattgtaaTCTGGAGTCCATTCTTGACTGGAATATTGACACGTCAGATCAATCAATGATGATGGCAGTAGTAGAACATGATCAAGAAGAGGAGGAAAATATTAATAAAGTGGaaataataaagaaagagaaGTTTTTGAGGCTAAATTATGAAGAGGTTATTTCTGCTTGGGCAAGTCAAGGATCTCCATGGACTACAGGAAATCCACCTAACTTCAACTTTGATGATTGTTGGCCCCATTACATG GGTTCAAGTGGTGGCGTGGATAATAATGTTGCATGGTGTGATGGGGAGGAAGTAAGAAACATGAGATGGCATCAAATAGGGGGAGTTGATGATGGGGGGAGAGAAGCAAGAGTATCAAGGTACCGAGAAAAGAGAAGAACGCGTTTGTTTGCAAAGAAGATAAGGTATGAAGTGAGGAAGCTCAATGCTGAGAAGAGACCAAGAATGAAGGGTCGTTTTGTGAAGAggacatcttcatcatcatcatcctttgTTGAAGGAGCCATTACTACTACTTAA